A single window of Oxyura jamaicensis isolate SHBP4307 breed ruddy duck chromosome 3, BPBGC_Ojam_1.0, whole genome shotgun sequence DNA harbors:
- the YIPF3 gene encoding protein YIPF3 translates to MAAPGPGPSGSGGRSGAAEWGGFEDNVQGGGSAVIDMENMDDTSGSSFEDMGEMHQRMKEEEEEEGEAGAADEEDGEFLGVKGLRGQLGRQVADQVWQVGKRQASKAFSLYANIDILRPYFDVEPVQVRARLLESMIPVKMINFPQKIAGELYGPLMLVFTLVAILLHGMKTSDTIIREGTLMGTAIGTCFGYWLGVSSFIYFLAYLCNAQITMVQTLSLLGYGLFGHCITLFVTYNIHFHSLFYIFWLVVGGLSTLRMVAVLVSRTVGHTQRLILCGTLAALHMLFLLYLHFAYHKVVEGILDTLEGPNMPPFQRVARDIPVVSNAILNTTAKAVALTL, encoded by the exons ATggccgccccggggccggggccctCGGGCAGCGGGGGCAGGAGCGGCGCCGCCGAGTGGGGAGGCTTCGAGGACAACGTGCAG GGCGGCGGCTCGGCCGTCATCGACATGGAGAACATGGACGACACGTCGGGCTCCAGCTTCGAGGACATGGGGGAGATGCACCAGCGcatgaaggaggaggaggaggaggaaggcgagGCGGGGGCCGCCGACGAGGAGGACGGGGAGTTCCTGGGCGTGAaggggctgcgggggcagcTCGGCCGGCAGGTCGCTGACCAG GTGTGGCAGGTGGGGAAGAGGCAAGCCTCGAAGGCCTTCAGCCTCTACGCCAACATCGACATCCTCCGGCCGTACTTCGACGTGGAGCCTGTTCAAGTGCGCGCCAG ACTGCTGGAGTCCATGATTCCCGTGAAGATGATTAATTTCCCACAG AAGATTGCAGGTGAGCTTTATGGACCCCTCATGCTGGTTTTCACACTGGTGGCCATCCTTCTGCATGGGATGAAGACCTCGGACACCATCATT AGGGAAGGCACACTGATGGGCACGGCTATCGGCACCTGCTTTGGATACTGGCTGGGAGTCTCCTCCTTCATCTATTTCCTGGCATATCTGTGCAATGCCCAAATCACGATGGTGCAGACGCTGTCGCTGTTG ggCTATGGTCTTTTTGGACACTGCATCACTCTCTTTGTCACCTATAATATCCACTTCCATTCCCTCTTCTATATCTTCTGGTTGGTCGTTGGTGGACTCTCTACACTACGAATG GTTGCTGTGCTGGTGTCGCGCACCGTGGGGCATACCCAGCGGCTCATCCTGTGCGGGACTCTTGCTGCTCTGCATATGCTTTTCCTCCTCTATCTGCACTTCGCTTACCACAAGGTGGTAGAAG GTATCCTGGACACATTGGAAGGACCCAACATGCCCCCCTTTCAGAGAGTCGCCAGAGACATTCCAGTTGTTTCTAACGCTATACTGAACACAACAGCCAAAGCCGTCGCGTTGACCCTGTAG
- the POLR1C gene encoding DNA-directed RNA polymerases I and III subunit RPAC1 — protein sequence MAARRGTDEMRERVVLGEFGVRNVHTTDFPGNYPGYDDAWDQQRFEEEFRVDVVGEEDGVLEFDMVGIDAAIANAFRRILLAEVPTMAVEKVFVYNNTSIVQDEILAHRLGLIPIRADPRLFEYRNQGDEEGTEIDTLQFQLKIKCSRNPQAAKESSDPNELYFNHKVYSKHMTWVPLGNQTDLFPDADFRPVHDDILIALLRPGQEIDVLMHCVKGIGKDHAKFSPVATASYRLLPDITLLQPIEDEAAETLQKCFSPGVIEIQNVKGKKVARVANARLDTFSREVFRHEGLKNLVRLARVRNHYIFSVESTGILPPDVLVSEAIKILMGKCQRFLNELDSVPME from the exons ATGGCGGCCAGGAGGGGCACCGACGAGATGCGGGAGCGGGTGGTGCTGGGCGAGTTCGGCGTCCGCAAC GTGCACACCACAGACTTCCCCGGCAACTACCCCGGCTACGACGATGCCTGGGACCAGCAGCGCTTCGAGGAG GAGTTCCGCGTGGACGTGGTGGGCGAGGAGGACGGCGTGCTGGAGTTCGACATGGTGGGCATCGACGCGGCCATCGCCAACGCCTTCCGCCGCATCCTGCTCGCTGAG GTACCAACGATGGCTGTAGAGAAAGTCTTTGTGTACAACAACACATCCATTGTGCAGGACGAGATTCTGGCTCATCGCTTGGGCCTCATCCCTATTCGAGCTGACCCTCGACTATTTGAATATAGAAATCAAG GAGATGAAGAAGGGACAGAAATTGATACACTGCAGttccagctgaaaataaaatgcagccgAAATCCTCAGGCAGCCAAGGAATCATCTGACCCTAATGAGCTGTATTTCAATCACAAAG TATACAGCAAGCACATGACGTGGGTGCCCTTGGGGAATCAGACAGACCTCTTCCCAGATGCTGACTTCCGACCTGTTCACGACGACATCCTCATCGCACTGTTGCGACCTGGCCAGGAAATAGACGTGCTTATGCACTGTGTCAAGGGTATAG GTAAAGATCATGCCAAGTTTTCTCCTGTGGCCACGGCTAGCTATCGACTGCTTCCTGACATTACTCTCCTGCAGCCTATTGAGGATGAGGCAGCTGAGACGTTGCAGAAGTGCTTTTCCCCTGGAGTCATTGAGATCCAGAACGTCAAGG GAAAAAAGGTGGCAAGAGTAGCCAATGCACGGTTGGACACGTTCAGCAGGGAGGTCTTCCGACATGAGGGTCTGAAAAACCTCGTGCGCCTGGCAAGAGTGCGAAATCATTACATCT TTTCAGTGGAGTCTACGGGTATCTTGCCTCCAGACGTGCTGGTGAGCGAAGCCATCAAGATACTGATGGGAAAGTGTCAGCGCTTCCTGAACGAGCTGGACTCAGTGCCTATGGAGTGA